The following coding sequences are from one Biomphalaria glabrata chromosome 8, xgBioGlab47.1, whole genome shotgun sequence window:
- the LOC106065223 gene encoding circadian locomoter output cycles protein kaput-like isoform X1, with product MNYGKKSVLFPHRPSSRSIESESVLSFDDLEDDEKDNVKRKTRNLSEKKRRDQFNILINELCSMVASNTKKLDKSSVLKSAIQFLKNHQEFSVQSAANEIKENWKPTFLCNEEFAQLMLEAVDSFLVVFTQQGKVLFTSDSVTSLLGHLPSDLINHSLYDLMHEDDRLKFFNLLSKQQTSDDNSISFTCHLRRGTIDPMEPATYEYVRVCGTTQLLNEVEDDSLISNNGDFIGLDFPEPTLCYCCTVRLQMSHIIREMSVVDDMTCEFTSRHSLELKFLFLDHRAPPIIGYLPFEVLGTSGYDYYHPDDLEVVSKCHEQLMLLGKGTSKFYRFLTKGQQWIWLQTQYFITYHQWNSKPEFIVCTNTVVGFSDVRKQLRKDLGYVEADAGNVATVSSNSNSNCGSNPGVNQDSQPQQEGHVTSFSQSENIGKMVQSPDVASTQHSDNDCPQQPHSTKQESSTKKHVSSQLQSLLQLHLQRSLAASNAMQAGLTTTAMSTTKCVASSSSLVHSMSETKSSGQLTNSVPSVLSTSNHQVSNSQARSAASLVPIMAAMSNNLVTMGSGHRLLSSVSSTLACQDSVIVSSPLSSPIVCADQRPNYQTSLILTPAQQLLHEQLVHKSELLQNAIQRQQEELRMIKEQLAFTHGSSQIVNQQQRQLHQPSHLQQQQQHQYVLQQQLGNLALPGQSMLLTQANNSSQLAMMSSSPNHIFLSPVRSVGIDLQSQQQQQQQPQRQFLQQQQQLVLQHDSGLSSHSMLLSPISSSPQLTMMSSNPNQIFLSPINMDMLTGQSQQQQQQQQQTLHFLGVTCSSSDPTSNTMDLSD from the exons ATGAATTACGGCAAAAAAAGTGTATTATTCCCACATCGACCTTCAAGTCGCAGTATTGAGAG tGAAAGTGTTCTTAGCTTTGATGATCTTGAAGATGATGAAAAAGACAATGTCAAGCG TAAAACTAGAAACCTTAGTGAGAAAAAGAGACGTGATCAATTCAATATCCTCATCAATGAACTTTGTTCCATGGTAGCATCAAACACTAAAAAACTGGACAAGTCGTCTGTTCTCAAATCTGCAATACAGTTCCTCAAAAATCACCAAg AATTTTCTGTCCAGTCTGCAGCCaatgaaattaaagaaaattggAAGCCAACATTTTTGTGCAATGAAGAGTTTGCTCAGCTTATGCTAGAG GCTGTTGACAGTTTCTTGGTTGTGTTTACACAGCAGGGTAAAGTTTTGTTTACATCAGATAGTGTTACATCTCTTCTGGGGCATTTACCA AGTGATCTCATCAACCATTCCTTATATGATCTCATGCATGAAGATGACAGGCTCaagttttttaatttactttccaAACAACAAACATCAG ATGATAATAGTATTTCCTTCACTTGCCACTTGAGGAGGGGTACCATTGACCCAATGGAACCAGCCACCTATGAGTATGTCAGAGTCTGTGGTACCACACAGTTGCTGAATGAAGTGGAAG ATGACAGTTTGATCAGTAACAATGGTGATTTTATTGGGCTAGACTTTCCGGAACCCACCCTGTGCTATTGTTGCACTGTGCGTCTCCAGATGTCACACATCATCAGGGAAATGTCTGTGGTAGATGATATGACCTGCGAGTTTACATCTCGGCATTCTTTGGAGCTCAAGTTTCTCTTTTTAGATCATAG agctccACCTATTATTGGCTATCTTCCCTTTGAAGTACTTGGCACATCTGGATATGATTACTACCATCCTGATGACCTTGAGGTAGTTTCAAAATGTCATGAGCAAT TGATGTTGTTAGGGAAAGGAACATCAAAGTTTTATCGCTTCTTGACCAAGGGACAGCAGTGGATCTGGCTTCAGACACAGTATTTTATCACCTACCATCAGTGGAATTCTAAGCCTGAGTTCATAGTCTGTACTAACACAGTAGTGGG TTTTAGTGATGTCAGAAAACAACTAAGGAAAGATCTGGGCTATGTGGAGGCAGATGCTGGCAATGTAGCCACTGTTTCTTCCAACAGCAATAGTAATTGCGGCAGTAACCCTGGTGTTAATCAGGACAGCCAGCCACAGCAGGAGGGTCATGTGACTTCCTTCAGCCAGTCTGAAAACATTGGTAAAATGGTCCAGTCACCAGACGTAGCATCCA CCCAGCACTCAGACAACGACTGTCCCCAGCAACCCCATTCCACCAAGCAGGAGAGCAGCACCAAGAAGCACGTCAGCAGTCAGCTGCAGTCCTTGCTCCAGCTTCACCTGCAGAGGTCACTGGCTGCATCCAATGCCATGCAGGCAGGCCTGACAACGACAGCTATGTCCACTACCAAGTGTGTTGCCTCCTCCTCGTCTTTGGTCCATAGCATGTCAGAGACCAAGTCTTCTGGTCAG TTGACCAACAGTGTCCCTTCTGTTCTGTCTACTTCCAACCATCAAGTCTCTAATAGCCAGGCCAGAAGTGCTGCCAGTCTTGTCCCTATCATGGCTGCCATGTCCAATAATTTGGTCACTATGGGGTCAGGACATAGA CTCTTGAGCTCAGTGTCATCAACTCTTGCTTGCCAAGATTCTGTGATTGTCTCATCGCCATTATCATCTCCCATAGTCTGTGCTGACCAGAGGCCTAAC TACCAGACAAGTCTGATACTGACTCCAGCTCAGCAGTTACTCCATGAGCAACTGGTGCACAAGTCTGAACTACTACAGAATGCCATTCAGAGGCAACAGGAGGAGCTCCGAATGATCAAAGAGCAGCTGGCTTTCACTCATGGTAGCAGCCAGATTGTAAACCAGCAGCAAAGACAATTGCACCAGCCATCACACTtgcaacagcagcaacaacaccAGTATGTTCTACAGCAACAGTTGG GTAATCTAGCCCTCCCTGGTCAGTCTATGTTGTTGACTCAAGCTAACAACAGTAGCCAACTAGCCATGATGAGCTCTAGCCCTAATCACATCTTCCTCTCACCTGTTAGAAGTGTTGGCATTGACTTGCAGTctcaacaacagcagcaacagcAGCCACAGCGACAGTTTCTGCAACAGCAGCAGCAGCTTGTCTTGCAGCATGATTCAG GTTTGAGTAGCCATTCCATGCTACTTTCTCCAATCAGCTCCAGCCCACAGTTGACTATGATGAGCTCGAATCCTAATCAGATTTTTCTCTCGCCCATCAACATGGACATGTTGACCGGCCAGTCCCAAcagcaacagcagcaacaacagcagACACTACATTTTCTTGGAGTCACTTGTAGTTCATCTGACCCTACATCTAACACGATGGACTTGTCTGACTGA
- the LOC106065223 gene encoding circadian locomoter output cycles protein kaput-like isoform X2 has translation MNYGKKSVLFPHRPSSRSIESESVLSFDDLEDDEKDNVKRKTRNLSEKKRRDQFNILINELCSMVASNTKKLDKSSVLKSAIQFLKNHQEFSVQSAANEIKENWKPTFLCNEEFAQLMLEAVDSFLVVFTQQGKVLFTSDSVTSLLGHLPSDLINHSLYDLMHEDDRLKFFNLLSKQQTSDDNSISFTCHLRRGTIDPMEPATYEYVRVCGTTQLLNEVEDFPEPTLCYCCTVRLQMSHIIREMSVVDDMTCEFTSRHSLELKFLFLDHRAPPIIGYLPFEVLGTSGYDYYHPDDLEVVSKCHEQLMLLGKGTSKFYRFLTKGQQWIWLQTQYFITYHQWNSKPEFIVCTNTVVGFSDVRKQLRKDLGYVEADAGNVATVSSNSNSNCGSNPGVNQDSQPQQEGHVTSFSQSENIGKMVQSPDVASTQHSDNDCPQQPHSTKQESSTKKHVSSQLQSLLQLHLQRSLAASNAMQAGLTTTAMSTTKCVASSSSLVHSMSETKSSGQLTNSVPSVLSTSNHQVSNSQARSAASLVPIMAAMSNNLVTMGSGHRLLSSVSSTLACQDSVIVSSPLSSPIVCADQRPNYQTSLILTPAQQLLHEQLVHKSELLQNAIQRQQEELRMIKEQLAFTHGSSQIVNQQQRQLHQPSHLQQQQQHQYVLQQQLGNLALPGQSMLLTQANNSSQLAMMSSSPNHIFLSPVRSVGIDLQSQQQQQQQPQRQFLQQQQQLVLQHDSGLSSHSMLLSPISSSPQLTMMSSNPNQIFLSPINMDMLTGQSQQQQQQQQQTLHFLGVTCSSSDPTSNTMDLSD, from the exons ATGAATTACGGCAAAAAAAGTGTATTATTCCCACATCGACCTTCAAGTCGCAGTATTGAGAG tGAAAGTGTTCTTAGCTTTGATGATCTTGAAGATGATGAAAAAGACAATGTCAAGCG TAAAACTAGAAACCTTAGTGAGAAAAAGAGACGTGATCAATTCAATATCCTCATCAATGAACTTTGTTCCATGGTAGCATCAAACACTAAAAAACTGGACAAGTCGTCTGTTCTCAAATCTGCAATACAGTTCCTCAAAAATCACCAAg AATTTTCTGTCCAGTCTGCAGCCaatgaaattaaagaaaattggAAGCCAACATTTTTGTGCAATGAAGAGTTTGCTCAGCTTATGCTAGAG GCTGTTGACAGTTTCTTGGTTGTGTTTACACAGCAGGGTAAAGTTTTGTTTACATCAGATAGTGTTACATCTCTTCTGGGGCATTTACCA AGTGATCTCATCAACCATTCCTTATATGATCTCATGCATGAAGATGACAGGCTCaagttttttaatttactttccaAACAACAAACATCAG ATGATAATAGTATTTCCTTCACTTGCCACTTGAGGAGGGGTACCATTGACCCAATGGAACCAGCCACCTATGAGTATGTCAGAGTCTGTGGTACCACACAGTTGCTGAATGAAGTGGAAG ACTTTCCGGAACCCACCCTGTGCTATTGTTGCACTGTGCGTCTCCAGATGTCACACATCATCAGGGAAATGTCTGTGGTAGATGATATGACCTGCGAGTTTACATCTCGGCATTCTTTGGAGCTCAAGTTTCTCTTTTTAGATCATAG agctccACCTATTATTGGCTATCTTCCCTTTGAAGTACTTGGCACATCTGGATATGATTACTACCATCCTGATGACCTTGAGGTAGTTTCAAAATGTCATGAGCAAT TGATGTTGTTAGGGAAAGGAACATCAAAGTTTTATCGCTTCTTGACCAAGGGACAGCAGTGGATCTGGCTTCAGACACAGTATTTTATCACCTACCATCAGTGGAATTCTAAGCCTGAGTTCATAGTCTGTACTAACACAGTAGTGGG TTTTAGTGATGTCAGAAAACAACTAAGGAAAGATCTGGGCTATGTGGAGGCAGATGCTGGCAATGTAGCCACTGTTTCTTCCAACAGCAATAGTAATTGCGGCAGTAACCCTGGTGTTAATCAGGACAGCCAGCCACAGCAGGAGGGTCATGTGACTTCCTTCAGCCAGTCTGAAAACATTGGTAAAATGGTCCAGTCACCAGACGTAGCATCCA CCCAGCACTCAGACAACGACTGTCCCCAGCAACCCCATTCCACCAAGCAGGAGAGCAGCACCAAGAAGCACGTCAGCAGTCAGCTGCAGTCCTTGCTCCAGCTTCACCTGCAGAGGTCACTGGCTGCATCCAATGCCATGCAGGCAGGCCTGACAACGACAGCTATGTCCACTACCAAGTGTGTTGCCTCCTCCTCGTCTTTGGTCCATAGCATGTCAGAGACCAAGTCTTCTGGTCAG TTGACCAACAGTGTCCCTTCTGTTCTGTCTACTTCCAACCATCAAGTCTCTAATAGCCAGGCCAGAAGTGCTGCCAGTCTTGTCCCTATCATGGCTGCCATGTCCAATAATTTGGTCACTATGGGGTCAGGACATAGA CTCTTGAGCTCAGTGTCATCAACTCTTGCTTGCCAAGATTCTGTGATTGTCTCATCGCCATTATCATCTCCCATAGTCTGTGCTGACCAGAGGCCTAAC TACCAGACAAGTCTGATACTGACTCCAGCTCAGCAGTTACTCCATGAGCAACTGGTGCACAAGTCTGAACTACTACAGAATGCCATTCAGAGGCAACAGGAGGAGCTCCGAATGATCAAAGAGCAGCTGGCTTTCACTCATGGTAGCAGCCAGATTGTAAACCAGCAGCAAAGACAATTGCACCAGCCATCACACTtgcaacagcagcaacaacaccAGTATGTTCTACAGCAACAGTTGG GTAATCTAGCCCTCCCTGGTCAGTCTATGTTGTTGACTCAAGCTAACAACAGTAGCCAACTAGCCATGATGAGCTCTAGCCCTAATCACATCTTCCTCTCACCTGTTAGAAGTGTTGGCATTGACTTGCAGTctcaacaacagcagcaacagcAGCCACAGCGACAGTTTCTGCAACAGCAGCAGCAGCTTGTCTTGCAGCATGATTCAG GTTTGAGTAGCCATTCCATGCTACTTTCTCCAATCAGCTCCAGCCCACAGTTGACTATGATGAGCTCGAATCCTAATCAGATTTTTCTCTCGCCCATCAACATGGACATGTTGACCGGCCAGTCCCAAcagcaacagcagcaacaacagcagACACTACATTTTCTTGGAGTCACTTGTAGTTCATCTGACCCTACATCTAACACGATGGACTTGTCTGACTGA